In one window of Meleagris gallopavo isolate NT-WF06-2002-E0010 breed Aviagen turkey brand Nicholas breeding stock chromosome 4, Turkey_5.1, whole genome shotgun sequence DNA:
- the LOC100549668 gene encoding serine/threonine-protein phosphatase 2A 55 kDa regulatory subunit B gamma isoform isoform X3 produces MIDQADIISTVEFNHTGELLATGDKGGRVVIFQREPESKNEPYSQGEYNVYSTFQSHEPEFDYLKSLEIEEKINKIKWLPQQNAAHSLLSTNDKTIKLWKITERDKRPEGYNLKDEEGKLKDLSTVTSLQVPVLKPMDLMVEVTPRRIFANGHTYHVNSISVNSDCETYMSADDLRINLWHLAITDRSFSILYCGSLVGVDSISGV; encoded by the exons CTGATATTATTTCTACAGTTGAGTTCAACCACACTGGAGAACTGCTGGCTACTGGTGACAAGGGGGGTCGGGTTGTTATATTCCAAAGGGAACCTGAG AGTAAAAATGAGCCTTACAGTCAGGGGGAGTACAATGTTTACAGCACTTTCCAGAGCCATGAACCTGAATTTGATTATTTGAAGAGCttggaaatagaagaaaaaataaacaagatcAAGTGGTTACCACAGCAAAATGCAGCTCACTCACTTTTATCAACAAATG ataaaacaaTCAAGTTATGGAAAATTACTGAAAGAGATAAGAGGCCAGAGGGGTACAACTTAAAGGATGAAGAAGGAAAGCTTAAAGATCTTTCTACAGTAACATCACTACAG GTGCCTGTATTGAAACCTATGGATTTGATGGTAGAAGTCACTCCCCGGAGAATCTTTGCTAATGGTCACACCTATCATGTCAACTCAATATCTGTCAACAGTGACTGTGAGACGTACATGTCAGCAGATGATCTCAGGATTAATCTCTGGCACTTAGCAATCACAGATAGAAGCTTCAGTATCCTTTATTGTGGTTCCTTGGTCGGTGTTGATAGCATTAGTGGAGTTTAG
- the LOC100549668 gene encoding serine/threonine-protein phosphatase 2A 55 kDa regulatory subunit B gamma isoform isoform X2 translates to MEGESIYEVDSEGRLGADIISTVEFNHTGELLATGDKGGRVVIFQREPESKNEPYSQGEYNVYSTFQSHEPEFDYLKSLEIEEKINKIKWLPQQNAAHSLLSTNDKTIKLWKITERDKRPEGYNLKDEEGKLKDLSTVTSLQVPVLKPMDLMVEVTPRRIFANGHTYHVNSISVNSDCETYMSADDLRINLWHLAITDRSFSILYCGSLVGVDSISGV, encoded by the exons CTGATATTATTTCTACAGTTGAGTTCAACCACACTGGAGAACTGCTGGCTACTGGTGACAAGGGGGGTCGGGTTGTTATATTCCAAAGGGAACCTGAG AGTAAAAATGAGCCTTACAGTCAGGGGGAGTACAATGTTTACAGCACTTTCCAGAGCCATGAACCTGAATTTGATTATTTGAAGAGCttggaaatagaagaaaaaataaacaagatcAAGTGGTTACCACAGCAAAATGCAGCTCACTCACTTTTATCAACAAATG ataaaacaaTCAAGTTATGGAAAATTACTGAAAGAGATAAGAGGCCAGAGGGGTACAACTTAAAGGATGAAGAAGGAAAGCTTAAAGATCTTTCTACAGTAACATCACTACAG GTGCCTGTATTGAAACCTATGGATTTGATGGTAGAAGTCACTCCCCGGAGAATCTTTGCTAATGGTCACACCTATCATGTCAACTCAATATCTGTCAACAGTGACTGTGAGACGTACATGTCAGCAGATGATCTCAGGATTAATCTCTGGCACTTAGCAATCACAGATAGAAGCTTCAGTATCCTTTATTGTGGTTCCTTGGTCGGTGTTGATAGCATTAGTGGAGTTTAG
- the LOC100549668 gene encoding serine/threonine-protein phosphatase 2A 55 kDa regulatory subunit B gamma isoform isoform X1, with protein sequence MIHTKGHQKPRQPITTADIISTVEFNHTGELLATGDKGGRVVIFQREPESKNEPYSQGEYNVYSTFQSHEPEFDYLKSLEIEEKINKIKWLPQQNAAHSLLSTNDKTIKLWKITERDKRPEGYNLKDEEGKLKDLSTVTSLQVPVLKPMDLMVEVTPRRIFANGHTYHVNSISVNSDCETYMSADDLRINLWHLAITDRSFSILYCGSLVGVDSISGV encoded by the exons CTGATATTATTTCTACAGTTGAGTTCAACCACACTGGAGAACTGCTGGCTACTGGTGACAAGGGGGGTCGGGTTGTTATATTCCAAAGGGAACCTGAG AGTAAAAATGAGCCTTACAGTCAGGGGGAGTACAATGTTTACAGCACTTTCCAGAGCCATGAACCTGAATTTGATTATTTGAAGAGCttggaaatagaagaaaaaataaacaagatcAAGTGGTTACCACAGCAAAATGCAGCTCACTCACTTTTATCAACAAATG ataaaacaaTCAAGTTATGGAAAATTACTGAAAGAGATAAGAGGCCAGAGGGGTACAACTTAAAGGATGAAGAAGGAAAGCTTAAAGATCTTTCTACAGTAACATCACTACAG GTGCCTGTATTGAAACCTATGGATTTGATGGTAGAAGTCACTCCCCGGAGAATCTTTGCTAATGGTCACACCTATCATGTCAACTCAATATCTGTCAACAGTGACTGTGAGACGTACATGTCAGCAGATGATCTCAGGATTAATCTCTGGCACTTAGCAATCACAGATAGAAGCTTCAGTATCCTTTATTGTGGTTCCTTGGTCGGTGTTGATAGCATTAGTGGAGTTTAG